One window of Brevibacterium pigmentatum genomic DNA carries:
- a CDS encoding WhiB family transcriptional regulator has product MQSAQREWREGEDFTAAPGVTSRRAEDWFIEPGARTPETLPDPLAVDPSDLTPLQPDNSAVSPLSLLLGAAEDGELSWQDQALCAQTDPEAFFPEKGGSTREAKRVCASCDVRSECLEYALANDERFGIWGGMSERERRRLKKKVV; this is encoded by the coding sequence GTGCAAAGTGCACAGAGAGAATGGCGGGAGGGAGAAGACTTCACCGCCGCACCGGGAGTCACCTCCCGCCGTGCCGAAGACTGGTTCATCGAACCTGGAGCACGCACACCCGAGACGCTGCCGGATCCGCTGGCCGTCGATCCGAGTGATCTGACGCCGCTGCAGCCGGACAACTCCGCGGTCTCTCCGCTGTCGCTGCTCCTGGGCGCCGCAGAAGACGGCGAACTGTCCTGGCAAGACCAGGCCCTCTGCGCGCAGACCGACCCCGAGGCGTTCTTTCCGGAGAAGGGCGGATCGACTCGTGAGGCCAAGCGGGTCTGCGCATCCTGCGACGTCCGTTCCGAATGCCTCGAATATGCTCTCGCCAACGATGAGCGCTTCGGCATCTGGGGCGGAATGTCCGAACGCGAACGCCGCCGGCTCAAGAAAAAGGTCGTGTGA
- a CDS encoding coenzyme F420-0:L-glutamate ligase: MNDRLLTVYAPPVEEEIAQGSDLSAILINALRRNRIDLKDGDILVVASKVVSKAEGRLRTVADRAEFEELVAQTGTHLVAERSYRSGTTVQVVRTPAGTVQAAAGLDQSNSGGAVILHPLDSDRSADGLRQRVEQAFEVRIGLVISDTSSRPWRVGVGDIAIGLSGFSGLDDQRGRPDDDGRVQTVTVRAIADEIAAAADLVKGSSRGLPMALVRGAGGYLDNGREGARALSRDLGEDWFRHGHVEAIQRGLGVTDLPGSAPAGDNSDDILERVSRAIRVVRAGQSRTPGHAAWRMRIEGSGSRITLSPSDSPATAQSGGPPLLEAMVGLGSLVERLHTALFAEDLSASTRYHWVDGELGAFPRGVTIDIGLIVP; the protein is encoded by the coding sequence ATGAATGATCGTCTGCTCACCGTCTACGCGCCTCCCGTCGAAGAAGAGATCGCGCAGGGTTCCGACCTCTCGGCGATCCTCATCAACGCTCTGCGGCGCAACCGCATCGACCTCAAGGACGGCGATATCCTCGTCGTCGCATCGAAGGTCGTCTCCAAAGCCGAGGGACGCCTGCGCACAGTCGCAGATCGCGCCGAATTCGAGGAGCTCGTCGCACAGACCGGCACCCACCTGGTCGCTGAACGCTCCTATCGCTCCGGCACCACCGTGCAGGTCGTGCGCACACCCGCAGGCACCGTGCAGGCCGCAGCTGGTCTCGACCAGTCGAACTCCGGCGGTGCCGTCATCCTCCACCCGCTCGACAGCGACCGGTCCGCCGATGGACTGCGTCAGCGGGTCGAACAGGCCTTCGAGGTTCGCATCGGTCTGGTCATCTCGGATACGAGCTCACGGCCATGGCGGGTCGGGGTCGGTGATATCGCCATCGGCCTGTCCGGGTTCTCCGGCCTGGACGACCAACGCGGTCGCCCCGACGACGACGGACGCGTCCAGACCGTGACCGTCCGCGCGATCGCCGACGAGATCGCCGCGGCCGCCGACCTGGTCAAGGGCTCCTCGCGCGGACTGCCCATGGCGTTGGTCCGCGGGGCCGGCGGATACCTCGACAACGGTCGTGAAGGTGCCCGAGCGCTGTCCCGCGACCTCGGAGAGGACTGGTTCCGTCACGGCCATGTCGAAGCCATTCAGCGGGGACTGGGTGTCACCGATCTGCCCGGCAGCGCTCCGGCCGGGGACAACAGCGACGACATCCTCGAACGGGTTTCCCGAGCCATCCGGGTCGTCCGCGCCGGGCAGTCCCGGACTCCCGGCCATGCTGCGTGGCGGATGCGCATCGAAGGGTCCGGGTCGCGTATCACGCTGAGCCCCTCCGATTCGCCGGCGACCGCTCAGTCGGGCGGCCCGCCGCTGCTCGAGGCGATGGTCGGGCTCGGATCTCTCGTCGAACGACTCCATACGGCTCTCTTCGCCGAGGATCTCAGCGCCTCCACGCGCTATCACTGGGTCGATGGTGAGCTCGGGGCCTTCCCCCGCGGGGTGACGATCGACATCGGCCTCATCGTTCCCTGA